From Bacillus basilensis, a single genomic window includes:
- a CDS encoding methyl-accepting chemotaxis protein, with the protein MNKLFTLEQELVIAAYESEYERMQKEHEKEKEITAMTITHIATELASVSEKTSTSIQQLTAKSETIVEIAKTGTSLATTSEEKANKGKEQLNQQNKRMEYIQTNMETIITDTHELLDISNKINEIIDIVKSIAEQTNLLALNAAIESARAGEFGKGFSVVAGEIRKLSEQTKESISNVTKLVEKTNEQIIRVSSSVKQISSLVSEGTDGMSATDQYFQEIVKDMSNSKEQNKKIENELETISQVMKGIQDDSSKMALTADSLQLELNR; encoded by the coding sequence ATAAATAAATTATTCACCCTTGAACAAGAACTCGTTATTGCCGCTTATGAATCTGAATATGAAAGAATGCAAAAAGAACATGAAAAAGAAAAAGAAATAACAGCTATGACCATTACGCATATTGCAACAGAACTAGCATCTGTATCTGAAAAAACGAGCACTTCTATTCAACAGTTAACCGCTAAATCTGAAACTATTGTAGAAATTGCCAAAACAGGTACATCATTAGCTACAACATCGGAGGAAAAAGCGAATAAAGGGAAAGAGCAATTAAATCAGCAAAATAAACGAATGGAATACATTCAAACGAACATGGAAACTATCATTACAGATACTCATGAACTTCTCGATATTTCTAACAAAATTAACGAAATCATAGATATTGTAAAATCAATTGCGGAGCAAACAAACTTACTCGCACTAAATGCTGCTATTGAATCTGCTCGTGCTGGGGAATTTGGTAAGGGCTTCTCCGTTGTAGCTGGAGAAATTCGAAAGTTATCAGAGCAAACGAAAGAATCCATATCCAACGTGACAAAGCTCGTTGAAAAAACAAATGAACAAATTATTCGTGTCTCTTCTTCAGTCAAACAAATTAGCTCCCTCGTATCTGAAGGAACAGATGGTATGTCTGCAACAGATCAATACTTCCAAGAAATTGTAAAAGACATGTCTAACTCGAAAGAGCAGAATAAAAAAATTGAAAATGAGTTAGAAACCATTTCACAAGTAATGAAAGGAATTCAAGACGATTCCTCAAAAATGGCTCTAACAGCCGATAGTTTACAACTGGAACTGAACCGATAG